The Brassica napus cultivar Da-Ae chromosome C7, Da-Ae, whole genome shotgun sequence genome has a segment encoding these proteins:
- the LOC106421159 gene encoding berberine bridge enzyme-like 19: protein MRRTCVFSVVFFLLFLSLPLPSLSQPSHSVYNSFLKCFSKRTKTPQPQIAKNVFSPTNPSYSSVLRAYIRNARFNTSSTPKPTIIVTPRSYSHVSAAVLCSKPLNFVFKIRSGGHDYDGLSYISDKPFFVLDMSNIRDVSVDVADNSAWISAGATLGEVYYKIWEKSRVHGFPAGVCPTVGVGGHLSGGGYGNMLRKFGLSVDHLIDAKIVDVKGRVLDRKAMGEDLFWAISGGGGGSFGVVLGYKVKLVPVPPVVTVFRVEQYMAGGAVDMVHKWQFVGPKTDRNLFMRMLIQPVTRNKVKTVRATVVALFLGKADDVVSLLSKELPELALKKENCTEMTWFQSALWWDNRVNATQTDPKVFLDRNLDSSSFGKRKSDYVATEIPRNGIESLFKKMIELGKIGLVFNPYGGKMAEIAEDATPFPHRNMLFKIQYSVNWKESSPEIEKGYLNEAKELHSFMTRFVSKSPRSAYLNYRDVDIGVNDHGKNSYKEGEVYGRMYFGKNFDRLVKIKTKVDPGNFFRNEQSIPTLPRKS from the coding sequence ATGCGACGAACCTGTGTCTTCTCTGTCgttttcttcctcctcttcctctctctACCTCTCCCCTCCCTCTCCCAACCATCGCACTCCGTCTACAACTCATTCCTCAAATGCTTCTCCAAGAGAACGAAAACACCACAACCCCAAATCGCCAAAAACGTCTTCTCTCCGACCAACCCTTCTTACTCCTCCGTCCTCCGCGCTTACATCCGAAACGCGAGGTTCAACACCTCCTCCACTCCCAAACCGACCATCATCGTCACCCCTCGCTCGTATAGCCACGTCAGCGCCGCCGTCCTCTGCTCGAAGCCCTTAAACTTCGTCTTCAAGATCCGAAGCGGCGGGCACGACTACGACGGTCTCTCGTACATCTCCGACAAACCGTTTTTCGTCCTCGACATGTCGAACATCCGCGACGTCTCCGTCGACGTCGCCGATAACTCCGCCTGGATCTCCGCCGGAGCTACTCTCGGAGAAGTTTACTATAAAATCTGGGAGAAGAGTAGAGTCCATGGTTTCCCCGCCGGAGTTTGTCCGACGGTTGGTGTCGGCGGTCACTTAAGCGGCGGCGGGTACGGTAACATGTTGAGGAAGTTCGGTTTGTCGGTCGATCACTTGATCGACGCGAAGATCGTCGACGTGAAAGGTCGTGTTTTGGACAGGAAAGCGATGGGTGAGGATCTTTTCTGGGCGATCTCcggcggaggaggagggagCTTCGGCGTCGTTTTGGGGTACAAGGTCAAGCTCGTTCCCGTGCCACCTGTCGTGACGGTGTTCCGAGTGGAGCAGTATATGGCCGGCGGAGCGGTGGACATGGTTCACAAGTGGCAGTTCGTTGGTCCGAAAACCGACAGGAACCTCTTCATGAGGATGCTGATTCAACCGGTTACGAGGAATAAGGTGAAGACGGTGAGAGCTACTGTGGTTGCTCTGTTCTTAGGTAAAGCAGACGACGTCGTTTCGCTCCTTAGTAAGGAGCTTCCTGAGTTGGCTTTGAAGAAGGAGAACTGTACGGAGATGACTTGGTTTCAGTCCGCATTATGGTGGGACAATCGCGTGAACGCTACTCAGACCGATCCTAAAGTGTTTCTCGATCGAAATCTTGACTCCTCTAGCTTCGGGAAGAGGAAGTCGgattacgtagcgaccgagattcCTAGAAATGGGATTGAGTCTCTGTTCAAGAAGATGATTGAATTAGGAAAGATCGGTCTTGTTTTCAATCCTTACGGCGGGAAGATGGCGGAGATTGCGGAGGACGCAACGCCGTTCCCTCACCGGAATATGCTTTTCAAGATTCAGTACTCTGTGAACTGGAAAGAGTCGTCTCCGGAGATAGAGAAGGGTTACTTGAACGAGGCTAAAGAGCTTCACAGTTTCATGACCAGGTTTGTGAGCAAGAGCCCTAGAAGTGCTTACTTGAACTACCGTGATGTCGATATCGGGGTGAACGATCACGGGAAGAATAGCTACAAGGAAGGAGAGGTTTATGGAAGAATGTATTTTGGAAAGAACTTTGATCGATTAGTCAAGATTAAGACCAAGGTTGATCCAGGGAACTTCTTTAGGAATGAACAGAGTATACCTACCTTGCCACGCAAGTCTTAA